One Pseudomonadota bacterium genomic window, TTTCCCATTTTCATTCTCCTGAATTGTTACGGTTATACAACAAACCCAGGGGCTGAAAAACTCACTTATTCAACTGTCCAGTTTTTGGGGTGCAGCGCATTGAATTGCAGATGCTTGCGATTCAGGATCTATTTCTTAGGATACAGATAAAACTATACTGAAGTGAAATCAAAACCTCTGTTTCCTGATACGCTCGAACTGCTCATTTACCCAAGTAAACTGTAAGCTGGCAGCTATCATTAAACTAGAGGTTTTGATTTCACGAGAGTATACAAAGGACTTTATTCGGTAGGGTGGAGAATTTTTGGGTATGGTTCAAATTGGGGTTTCACTCATTCGAACGACCAGCTAGCGGATGACATTTAAACACCAACTCCTGCAATCGCTCTTGCATAACATGGGTATAAATTTCGGTGGTTGCAATGTCGCTATGGCCAAGTAATTTTTGCACACTGATCAAATCTGCACCATGATTCAAAAGGTGCGTAGCAAAGGCGTGCCGCAAAACGTGAGGTGACACTTTTTTTGGATCCAAGCCTGCCTCTATTGCAACCTGCTTTAAAAGTTGTCCAAAACGCTGCCGGGTCAAGTGGCCCTGTTCTGCCTTTGAAGGAAACAGCCAGGAGCAAAACTTCTTACCTTCGATGAAATAACCTCGTACACCAAGGTATGCCTGTAAAGCCTCGATAGCTGGTAGCGTCAAGGGGATGATACGCTCCTTCCCCCCCTTGCCTTTCACTGTGATTGATTGCTGATCAAAGGCAAAGGCTTGCAAGGGCAGAGAAACCAACTCAGACACCCGTAGCCCTGTTGCATACAAAAGCTCTAACAAGCTAATCATACGCAGGCCCTGCGGCCCTTCCCAGGCTTGTGCTGTTTCTAGCAATGCTACAATCTCTTCTTCAGTCAAAACGCTGGGTAAATGACGATTTAATTGCGGAGAAGATATGGTTCGAGTCGGGTCATGATCACTGAGTCCTTCGTTTAATAAAAAACGGAAAAATTGCCTCAAGGATGACAACCGGCGCGCCCTAGTCGTGGGGCTTAAGCTTTGGGCCACCATGTGCACTAAATAGGCCCTGATCTGCTCATCTTCAACTGTAACTGCGATTGTAACCATATCCTCAGCCTCCCCCACAAAGGTTGCAAAATCTTGCAAATCTCTTCGATAGGCTTCAATAGTGTGTTTGGAAGCATTACGCTCAGCCAGCATCATCTCTAGAAAGTTTTCCAGGTGCGCTAGCATGAAAAGCTATTCAAGAGTTCTGTTGTGGATTGAGAAATTTCTGATTCGGGATCACTTTGACTACAGGCGCTGATGGAGCTGGAATACCCCAGGTTGCAAGAGCTCCCACGCCGCAGAGCAAGCCTAGGACTAGTATCCCCCATAGAATTTTAATCGTTACTGTCATTATCATATACCCGCAAAAAATCAAGATCTCTATTTTATCACTTACAAGTTGCATTCTGGCTCTAAAATAGTAGAGTATATAGCATCAGTAAAGAAGGAAATGCTAGATCATACAGAAAACATACACATGACAACAACATATACACAACTTCCAAAACCCGTTGTGCTAATTGGCATGATGGGAGTTGGCAAAACAAGCATCGGTAGACGCCTGGCAAAAGGGCTTGGAGTCGAGTTCATCGATTCAGATCTTGAGGTAGAGAATGCATCCCATTGCTCCATCGCCGATATTTTTGAAATCTATGGCGAAAAAGCATTTCACGAAGTTGAACATCGTGTCATCAAACGCCTCTTAAGTGAACAACCCCACGTTCTCGCCACGGGTGGCAGCGCATTTACCCTGAAAGACACCCACAAGTTGATCAAAGAACACGGTATTTCAGTGTGGCTCAAGGTGGATATTGAAACCCTGATTCCACGTATCGACCGGCGCGATCATCGACCTCAATTTCAAAATGGAAACACCCGCAAGACCTTAGAAGCCTTCTTTGAAAAATACGTTCCGTTTTATGAAAAGGCTGACATCCACGTTGATTGCAGTAAGGCAACTCCGGATGAAACCACAGAGAAGATCATTCTCGAGCTGAATCGCCATGTTTCAAAGCAACAGATAAAAAAGGGGCAACAAATCCACCATGGCTGATACTGATATCATGCAATGGTGTCATGAAATGGGAGAAACAATCTTCGTTGCCGAGACGCCAGTTGATAAAATCGCAAACCCCGTTCAAGAAGCAAAAGCAAAACCGCAGACTAAAACGCAAGCTGAAGCCATGTCCAACCCTTCCTCTCTTCCTCCTCCAGAAACGCCGGCTCCACCTACAAAACACCAAGGAATGTTCGTGCAACAAACAGCTCAGCCTCCAGCGCAAACCGCCCAAGAGCTGGCTAATTCAGCACAAACCCTTGAAGAACTTAAACAAATCATGCTCCAGTTTGAAGGCTGTGCTTTAAAAAAAACCGCCAAAAACCTGGTATTTGCAGATGGTAACCCAAAGGCCGATGTCATGCTGATTGGTGAAGCCCCTGGGGCTGATGAGGATCAAACGGGGCTGCCTTTTGTCGGGCGAAGCGGAAAACTATTGGATAAAATGATGGCCACAATAGGACTAGATCGCACCACATTTTACATCTCCAATATCATCCCCTGGCGGCCACCAGGTAACCGTCCGCCTACGTCAGCTGAAACGGCAACCTGCTTGCCATTTATTGACCGACATATTTCACTAGCCAATCCAAAGATTATTGTTATGGTCGGGGGAACAGCGGCAAAAAGCCTGCTCGGCAGCACCGATGGCATCACCAATCTTAGAGGCCGCTTTTCCAGCTACCAACCGGTAAGAGCACCTGAGACTATTGATACCTATGCCATTTACCACCCATCCTATCTGCTGCGCTCACCTGGACAAAAACGAAAAGCTTGGCATGATTTAATCGTACTAAAGCATCGGTTACAAAAAATGGGGATTGAGCTTGACGGCAAGAAAGCACGGGTATAACTTTCTTATTCTTAACAAAAAGCTTGCAGTTTTGCGAAAAATCTATAGTATGCTCCCTATTATTTACTACTTGAAAAATGTAACAAAGTCCCATGATACAATTTAGATCGGTTTCGAAAAAGTATAATCATAGCGAAATCTTTTCTCTTCAGGACATCTCTTTGACAATTAACCAGGGGGAAATATTTGTTTTATTAGGATCTTCAGGGTCTGGTAAATCAACGCTATTAAAATTGATTAATCGCCTAATTGAGCCAACTTCAGGTCAAGTTTTATTGCACAATAAATGCATCAAAGATACACCCCTAGTGCAGCTGCGACGCTCCATGGGATTTGTGTTTCAAAATGGCGCGCTGTTTCCACATATGACCGTTGAAGATAACATAGCCATTGTTTTAAAACTGGAAAGTATTCCCTTAAAACAACGCTTAGAACGCACGCATCACCTATTGGATTTTATCCAACTACCCCCAAACAAATACGCCAAGCGCTATCCGCACCAACTTTCTGGAGGTCAACTACAGCGAGTGAGTGTTGCCCGCGCTCTGGCAGCGGACCCTGATTGTCTGCTCATGGATGAACCCTTTGCAGCCCTAGACTCCTTAACGCGCGACGGATTACAAAACGAAGTACTGCGTCTTAGACAAGAATTCAACAAAACAATCGTATTTGTCACCCACGATCTGGCAGAAGCCAAAAAACTCGGCAACCGCATTGCCGTGTTACATCAGGGAAAATTAATGCAACAGGGGTCCTTTCAAACCTTACAAGATCGTCCAAAAACCGACTTTGTTGAACAATTGCTGGCAGCTTAATTTACCTATGACCTCCTTAGATCTTTTTTCTCTCATCGCACAAGTTTGGGCCAAACTTGTAGAGCACATGCTATTATCTGGAGGAGCATTGCTTATTGCTATCAGCATTGCCCTGCCAGTGAGCATAGCCCTCAACCACTGGCAGCGCTTGCGCGTCCCCATCCTTGGCATTACACATGTTTTTCAAACCATTCCAAGTCTGGCCTTACTCGCCCTTTTGGTACCTTTAATCGGCATTGGTACACGGCCAGCCCTGATTGTCTTAGTGCTTTACAGCCTGCTACCATTGATCAAAAATATTTATACTGGTCTACAAGAAGTACCACAGCAAAATATTGAGACTGCACACTCTCTAGGATTTACCTCCTGGCAACGACTCTATCTGGTCAAACTACCGTTGGCATTACCGATGATTATGGCCGGTATTCGCACCGCAGCTTCTATGGTGATTGGCATTGCAACCATCGCTGCTTTTATTGGTGCTGGCGGTTTGGGAGACTTAATAACTCAGGGTTTGTCCCTAAATAGCCCCTATCTGATTCTATTGGGAGCAATTCCCACTGCCCTGCTAGCTCTAATTGTTGATTATGGACTGGGGCAATTGGAAATGCTGATGCGCCCACAAGGAAACAAGAGAAGCCAATGGATAGCCCTTGGCTCTGGCTGCCTTATTTTGCTGTTGCTCCTTGCACCAGGGATTATCGAACAAACGAAAAACAAGGCATCGCAGACCATCACCATAGCCAGCAAAAATTTTACTGAGCAATATATTTTAACAGAGATAATGGCTCAATCGATTGAAGCCCATACCGACTTAAAGGTTGTGCGCAAACCAAACTTGGGTACGACAGCGATGATTCACGCAGCTCTCTTAAAGGGAGATGTAGATTTATATCCGGAATACACAGGCACTGCAGCTTTAACCGTCCTCGAACACACAAAAATCCAGCCAAATCATGATCTATGGCAAACTGTTCATGATGATTATAAGAAAAAATATGAACTGGTATGGCTACCACCTTTTGGATTTAGTAATGATCAAAGTCTTGCAATCCCACTTGAACTGGCGCGCAAACACCAAATCCAAAACATCGGCGATCTTAACAAACATCCTGACTTTGTCCTAGCCGCAACAGCTGAATTCCTGCATCGCGCTGACTCTTTGCCAAAATTGCAAAAAGAGTACGGCCTCAGATTCAAAAGTATTAAACAGATGACACCAGATTTAGCCTATCAAGCCATTGCCAATCAGAATGTACAGGTGATTTGCGCCTTTACAACGGATGCAAAGCTAACTAAGTATCACCTAATGCCTCTTAAAGATAACCTGCACTGCTACCCTTCATATCACGCAGCGCCGGTGATCCGAAAAGCTACTTTGCAAGCTCACCCAGAGATCAAAAAAGCACTCATCATGCTAGACAATAAGATTGACACCGCTACAATGCGCAAACTTAATGCTGAGGTAGATATAAAAAAGCGATCTCCTGCAGAGGTAGCACGGGAGTTTTTAATCAGAAATCAGTATAACCAACAACAGAGAATAGGATTACGCAACCCTAAGTGACGTTTTTCGAAAAATCTATTGATATCAAACACATCTGATCTCCGACCTCTGGTTTCTGATTTCTGGTTTCTGAATTCTGATTTCTGACTAACGGTGCAGCACCCTTCCGCACGCATCCAAGGCTGCCTCTTTTACTGCCTCATTTAAACTGGGATGAGCATGACAAGTGCGAGCCAAATCCTCCGCGGTAGCACCAAACTCCATGGCTACAACGGCTTCAGCAATCAGACTGCCTGCATCTGGAGCTATGATATGCACGCCCAAAATTTGATCATGGCCGGCATGGCTTAGTATTTTTACAAAGCCTTCGGTATCGCCCACAGCTTTAGCGCGTGGATTGGCACTAAAGGGAAAACGCCCCTTTTTGTACGCTATCCCCTGCTCTTTTAACTGCTCTTCGGTTTGGCCCACAGATGCAACTTCTGGGTGAGTATACACAACGGAAGGAATGGCTGCATAATTCACATGTCCCTGTTGACCGGCGAGTAACTCTGCCAACGCAATACCCTCTTCCTCACCCTTGTGCGCTAGCATAGGGCCTGCAATCACATCACCAATGGCGTAAATGCCAGGAACAGAGGTAGCATACTGTGAGTCTACTTGAATCTGCCCCCCTTGCTCATAAGCCACCCCTATCTCTTCAAGGCCCAGTCCTTGCGTGAGAGGCTTGCGGCCAGCAGCCACCATCAGCACATCACACGTATGTGGTTGCGGCGCTCCATTTTTGAGCGTTTTGACCCGTACCGTCAGCCGCTGGTCTTTGCGCCGACGGACACTTTCCACCTTGGCTCCCAACTTAAATTCTACGCCTTGCTTAAGTAAATGCCGGTATAAAACTTGAGCCAATTCCTGATCCATCAACGGCACAAGTGTCTCTAACATTTCAATGACAGTCACCTTAGCTCCTAGGCGCCGCCAAACAGAGCCAATCTCCAGACCAATATAGCCACCACCAACAATCATCAAATGCTCCGGTACCTTGGACAAAGAAAGTGCGCCGGTTGAGGTAACAACCTGCTTTTCATCGACTTCAAGATCTGGCAAGACCACAGGCATTGACCCAGTGGCAACAACAATGGATTTTGCCTGTAGAGTTTCTTTTCTGCCCCGTGCCTTTTTAACCTCTACAGTCTGCGGAGAGGTTATGTACG contains:
- the xerD gene encoding site-specific tyrosine recombinase XerD, translating into MLAHLENFLEMMLAERNASKHTIEAYRRDLQDFATFVGEAEDMVTIAVTVEDEQIRAYLVHMVAQSLSPTTRARRLSSLRQFFRFLLNEGLSDHDPTRTISSPQLNRHLPSVLTEEEIVALLETAQAWEGPQGLRMISLLELLYATGLRVSELVSLPLQAFAFDQQSITVKGKGGKERIIPLTLPAIEALQAYLGVRGYFIEGKKFCSWLFPSKAEQGHLTRQRFGQLLKQVAIEAGLDPKKVSPHVLRHAFATHLLNHGADLISVQKLLGHSDIATTEIYTHVMQERLQELVFKCHPLAGRSNE
- a CDS encoding shikimate kinase, with translation MLDHTENIHMTTTYTQLPKPVVLIGMMGVGKTSIGRRLAKGLGVEFIDSDLEVENASHCSIADIFEIYGEKAFHEVEHRVIKRLLSEQPHVLATGGSAFTLKDTHKLIKEHGISVWLKVDIETLIPRIDRRDHRPQFQNGNTRKTLEAFFEKYVPFYEKADIHVDCSKATPDETTEKIILELNRHVSKQQIKKGQQIHHG
- a CDS encoding uracil-DNA glycosylase: MADTDIMQWCHEMGETIFVAETPVDKIANPVQEAKAKPQTKTQAEAMSNPSSLPPPETPAPPTKHQGMFVQQTAQPPAQTAQELANSAQTLEELKQIMLQFEGCALKKTAKNLVFADGNPKADVMLIGEAPGADEDQTGLPFVGRSGKLLDKMMATIGLDRTTFYISNIIPWRPPGNRPPTSAETATCLPFIDRHISLANPKIIVMVGGTAAKSLLGSTDGITNLRGRFSSYQPVRAPETIDTYAIYHPSYLLRSPGQKRKAWHDLIVLKHRLQKMGIELDGKKARV
- a CDS encoding ATP-binding cassette domain-containing protein, which gives rise to MIQFRSVSKKYNHSEIFSLQDISLTINQGEIFVLLGSSGSGKSTLLKLINRLIEPTSGQVLLHNKCIKDTPLVQLRRSMGFVFQNGALFPHMTVEDNIAIVLKLESIPLKQRLERTHHLLDFIQLPPNKYAKRYPHQLSGGQLQRVSVARALAADPDCLLMDEPFAALDSLTRDGLQNEVLRLRQEFNKTIVFVTHDLAEAKKLGNRIAVLHQGKLMQQGSFQTLQDRPKTDFVEQLLAA
- a CDS encoding glycine betaine ABC transporter substrate-binding protein; translation: MTSLDLFSLIAQVWAKLVEHMLLSGGALLIAISIALPVSIALNHWQRLRVPILGITHVFQTIPSLALLALLVPLIGIGTRPALIVLVLYSLLPLIKNIYTGLQEVPQQNIETAHSLGFTSWQRLYLVKLPLALPMIMAGIRTAASMVIGIATIAAFIGAGGLGDLITQGLSLNSPYLILLGAIPTALLALIVDYGLGQLEMLMRPQGNKRSQWIALGSGCLILLLLLAPGIIEQTKNKASQTITIASKNFTEQYILTEIMAQSIEAHTDLKVVRKPNLGTTAMIHAALLKGDVDLYPEYTGTAALTVLEHTKIQPNHDLWQTVHDDYKKKYELVWLPPFGFSNDQSLAIPLELARKHQIQNIGDLNKHPDFVLAATAEFLHRADSLPKLQKEYGLRFKSIKQMTPDLAYQAIANQNVQVICAFTTDAKLTKYHLMPLKDNLHCYPSYHAAPVIRKATLQAHPEIKKALIMLDNKIDTATMRKLNAEVDIKKRSPAEVAREFLIRNQYNQQQRIGLRNPK
- the lpdA gene encoding dihydrolipoyl dehydrogenase; the protein is MSNNLFDLIVIGAGPAGYVCAIRASQLGMKVACVDKNPDLGGTCLNVGCIPSKALLHSSFLYHQTKDLLASHGIRAEKLSFDLKTFMARKDKVVQDLTRGVGFLFKKHEVTAFTGEAYITSPQTVEVKKARGRKETLQAKSIVVATGSMPVVLPDLEVDEKQVVTSTGALSLSKVPEHLMIVGGGYIGLEIGSVWRRLGAKVTVIEMLETLVPLMDQELAQVLYRHLLKQGVEFKLGAKVESVRRRKDQRLTVRVKTLKNGAPQPHTCDVLMVAAGRKPLTQGLGLEEIGVAYEQGGQIQVDSQYATSVPGIYAIGDVIAGPMLAHKGEEEGIALAELLAGQQGHVNYAAIPSVVYTHPEVASVGQTEEQLKEQGIAYKKGRFPFSANPRAKAVGDTEGFVKILSHAGHDQILGVHIIAPDAGSLIAEAVVAMEFGATAEDLARTCHAHPSLNEAVKEAALDACGRVLHR